A window of Nocardioidaceae bacterium genomic DNA:
TGGGCAACGCGACCGGCCACCCGTCGTTCGTGATGAGCAACAGCTTCACCAACCAGGTGCTGGCGCAGATCGAGATCTTCACCAAGCCCGACGAGTACCCGGTCGGCGTCTACGTGCTGCCCAAGCACCTCGACGAGGAGGTCGCCCGCCTGCACCTCCCCGCGCTCGGCGTGAAGCTCACCGAGCTGACGACCCAGCAGAGCCAGTACCTCGGCATCGACGCCGAGGGGCCGTTCAAGCCGGAGCAGTACCGCTACTGACCCCGGCCGGGCAGATGCGGTGACACGCCCGCGGACTCGCGTCCGCGGGCGTGGCGCCCGCAGCGGCGACGATGGCGCCACCACGGGAGAGCGAGGCCGGCAGTGGCGACAGGGACGACGAGCACGACAGCGACGACAGTGAGGGAGCCCCAGTGAGCGACCGAGGACGGGTGCTGGTCGTCGACGACGACGCGTCGCTGGCGGAGATGCTGACGCTGGTGCTGCAGCAGGAGGGCTTCGAGGCCGAGGTCTGCCACCGTGGCGACGAGGCACTGAGCGTGTTCCGGGCCTTCAAGCCCGACGTGGTGCTGCTCGACGTGATGCTGCCCGGTCGCAACGGCATCGACGTGTGCCGGGAGATCCGTCGCGAGTCCGGGGTCCCCATCGTCATGCTCACCGCCAAGGGCGACACCGTCGACGTCGTGGTCGGGCTGGAGTCGGGCGCCGACGACTACGTCACCAAGCCGTTCAAGCCGAAGGAGCTCGTCGCGCGCATCCGCGCCCGCGTACGCCGCTTCGACGACGCCAAGCCCGAGACCCTCACCGTCGGTGACGTCCACATCGACGTCGCCGGCCACCAGGTGACCCGCGACGGGCGACCGATCGGTCTGACCCCCTTGGAGTTCGACCTGCTGGTGTGCCTGGCGCGCAAGCCGTGGCAGGTCTTCACCCGCGAGGTGCTGCTGGAGCAGGTGTGGGGCTACCGCCACGCCGCGGACACCCGGCTGGTCAACGTGCACGTGCAGCGCCTGCGCGCCAAGATCGAGCACGACCCCGAGAACCCCGAGGTGGTCCTCACCGTGCGCGGCGTCGGCTATAAGGCCGGCGCAGCCGGCGGTTCATCCCAGCTGGGCGAGGACGACGCCCCCGCACAGGCCTGAGGCCGGTGACCCAGCCGCCCGTCGAACCGCGCCCGCTCGCGGACGAGACGCGGGGCGGGGAGCGGTCCGCTCGTGTCGCGCAGCTGGTCCGGCGTGCCCGGGGCACCACGAGCTGGTGGCGCCGGTCGCTGCAGGGCCGGGTGCTGGTCAGCACCCTGGTGCTGTCGGCGGTGGTGACGGGCATCGTGGGGTTCCTGCTCCACGAGCGTGTCGTCGGGGGACTGCTGCAGGCGAAGGTCAACGCCTCGCTGATCGAGGCCGGGTCGGAGACGGTGGCCGCCCAGGAGCGGCTCAGCGCGGTCAGCGGCACCGACTTCGACGCGCCGACCCAGCTGCGCCGACTGACCGACTCGATCATCGCCCGCGGCGAGGTGCGCGGCTTCTCCGTGGTGCTCCTCGGGCCCGTCCGCGGTGACGGGGTGGACCTGGGCGGCGCAGGCGTCCGCGGCACGCCGGGTCTGCTCGCCGAGTCCGTGCCACCGCGGCTTCGGGCCGCGGTCCGCGAGGACGCGACG
This region includes:
- a CDS encoding response regulator transcription factor, yielding MAPPRESEAGSGDRDDEHDSDDSEGAPVSDRGRVLVVDDDASLAEMLTLVLQQEGFEAEVCHRGDEALSVFRAFKPDVVLLDVMLPGRNGIDVCREIRRESGVPIVMLTAKGDTVDVVVGLESGADDYVTKPFKPKELVARIRARVRRFDDAKPETLTVGDVHIDVAGHQVTRDGRPIGLTPLEFDLLVCLARKPWQVFTREVLLEQVWGYRHAADTRLVNVHVQRLRAKIEHDPENPEVVLTVRGVGYKAGAAGGSSQLGEDDAPAQA